Sequence from the Thermoanaerobaculia bacterium genome:
AACGCCCTCGATGGTCCGTGGACGCGCCGCCACGAGGAGCCCCAGGCCGACGAACGACAACGCGCCGAGAACGCAGACCACGGCCACGGCGGCCACCGAGCCGCGCATCGGCACGTCGAGCGCCACGACCGCAAAGCCGAGCAGAATCGCGACCTCGAGCGCCAGGAAGACGAGCCGCGCCAGCACCTGCGCCGCGAGCAGATGCCAGCGCCGCATCGGCGAGGCGATGAAGAGCTTCAGGAGCTTGCCGGCACGCTGCTGGACGAGCGAGAAGCCGATCGCCCACATGCCGGTGCCCATGAGGTTCATGCCGAGGAGGCCCGGCACCAGGAAGTCGATGTAGCGCGCGCCGCGCTCGGTCATCTCGAGCACCTGGGGCTCGAAGCGATCGGTTCTGCCGGCGGCGCGTTCGAGCGCCTGATCGACCTCGAGTCGGGCCAGGCGGCTGTCGGGCCGCGTCGGGTCGAACCAGTAGGTGGGCGGATCGGTGCCGAGCACCACGAGCGCGAGCCGACCGGTGGCGAGCGCATGCTCCGCTTCGGGCCGCGTCAGGATCTGGGGTGCGAGTGTCCCGGAGGCGGCGAGCGCCGCGAGCCGCGCCTCGGCGACGGGATTCTCCTCGATGCCCACCGGCAGCGGTTCGGGCGGGCGGTTGCGGAAGGCGACACCGAGGGCAATCGCCAGCAGGACCGGAAAGAGAAAGACCCAGAAGATCGCCTCGGGTTCGCGCAGGAATTCGCGCAGACGCGCCAGGGTGAGCTGGACGAGCGGGGAAGAGAGCGGCCCACGGGCGCGCCAGGTGCTCATGCAGCGCTCCCCGCGGCGTCGCCGGAGGCGACCACCGCCGAGCCGCCTTCCAGGGTCCGCCCCGTGAGGGCGATGAAGAGGTCCTCGAGGGTCGCGTGATGGGTGGCGAGGCGGCGCGCTTCGATGTGGCGCTCGGCCAGCCGCGCGAGCAGCGGCGGTACCGCCCGGTGGACCTCGCGTACCGTGAGACGGACCGTCGTACCGTCGCGCCGGATCGCTTCGACGCCGGGCAGACCCGCGAGAGCCGCCTCCGGGATCTCGGATTCGGTCTCGACCTCGATGACGTGCTCGGCGCCGAGCGAGGCGACCAGCACGGCCGGGGCGCCCTCCGCCAGGATCCGTCCGCGGTCGATGATGGCGACGCGGTCGCAGAGGCGCGCCGCCTCCTCCATGTAGTGGGTGGTGAGGAGAACCGTCCGGCCGCGCTCCTTCAACCGCTCGACGATCTCCCAGATCTGGCGGCGCGAGGCCGGGTCGAGTCCCGTGGTCGGCTCGTCGAGGAAGAGCACCTCCGGATCTCCGACCAGCGCGCAGGCGAGCGACAGGCGCTGCTTCTGGCCGCCGGAGAGCTCGCGCACGAACGCCCGCCGCTTCTCCTCGAGGCCGACGAGGGCGAGCGCCGCCGCGGGCTGGAGACCGTCGCGGTAGAAGCTGCGGAAGAGCTCGACCAGCTCGGTCACCCGGAGCTTCTCCGGGAAGCGCGTCTCCTGGAGCTGCACGCCGAGCCGCGCCCGCAGCTTCTGGCCGTCCCCCTTCCAGCGCAGACCCAGGACTTCGAGCGTGCCGCCGTCAGGAGCGAGGAGGCCCTCGAAGAGCTCGACCGTCGTGGTCTTGCCGGCGCCGTTCGGACCGAGGAGACCGAAGCACTCGCCTGCCGCCACTTCGAGGTCGAGCCCGTCGACGGCGACCAGGTCGCCGTAGCACTTGACCAGACCCCGGCAGTGGAGCGCGGGGACCGCGGCGGAACCGGAGCCTGCGCGGGAGCCCCCAGAGGAGCCGGTGGCGGGTGTCGCGGCCGATCCGAGACTCATGCGCCAAGTTTAGCCGAGACCGGTCCGGGGGGCTCGAACTGATAAGCTCTCCTGCCCGGCGGCGCCGCTCTCGAGCCCCCGCAGCCGGTCCCAAACCTATGCCTCCGGCCTCCCACATCCGCAACTTCTCGATCATCGCGCACATCGATCACGGCAAGTCGACGCTCGCCGACCGCATCCTCGAGCGCACCGGCGCGGTGACGCAGCGCGAGATGCACGCCCAGCTGCTGGACGACATGGACCTCGAGCGCGAGCGTGGCATCACCATCAAGGCGCGCGCCGTGCGGCTCGACTACCGGGCGAAAGACGGCGAGACCTACGTCTTCAACCTGATCGACACCCCCGGCCACGTCGACTTCTCCTACGAAGTGTCGCGCTCGCTCGCCGCCTGCGAAGGGGCTCTCCTCATCGTCGACGCGGCGCAGGGGGTCGAAGCCCAGACGCTCGCCAACGCCTATCTCGCCGTCAACGGCGGCCTCGAGCTCCTGCCGGTGATCAACAAGATCGACCTGCCGTCGGCCGACATCGACCGCGCCAAGGAGCAGGTCGAGCAGGTCATCGGCATCGACGCCTCGAACGCGGTGCTCACCTCGGCCAAGACCGGCATCGGCATCGACGAGCTCCTCGAGCGCATCGTGAGCGACATTCCGCCGCCGGTCGGCGATCCGTCCGCCCCGTTGAAGGCGCTGCTCTTCGACTCCTGGTACGACACCTATCGCGGCGTCGCCTGTTTCATCCGGGTCATCGACGGCACACTGAAGCGCGGCGACAAGATCAAGTTCGTCGCCGCCGGCCGGATCTACACGGTCGAGGAGCTCGGCACCTACCACCCGAAGCCGCGCGAGGTGCAGGAGCTGTCGGTCGGCGAGGTCGGCTACGTCTACGCCAACATCCGCGACCTGATCCAGGCCAAGATCGGCGATACCGTCACCCACCCCGACCGCCCCACGCTCGACCCCTGTCCCGGCTTCATGGAAGTGAAGCCGATGGTCTTCGCCGGCCTCTTCCCGGTGGTCTCCGAGGACTACGAAGACCTGCGGGACGCAGTCGACAAGCTCCGTCTGAACGACGCCTCGTTCACCTTCGAGCCCGAGAGCTCGACGGCGCTGGGCTTCGGTTTCCGCTGCGGCTTCCTGGGGCTCCTGCACATGGAGATCATCCAGGAGCGCCTCGAGCGCGAGTTCAATCTGGCTCTCATCACGACGGCGCCGGGCGTGCGCTACCGCGTCAACATCTCGAACGGCACGCAGATCGAGATCTCGAGCCCGGCGCAGCTGCCGGATCTGTCGCGTGTCGAGTCGATCGAGGAGCCCTACATCAAGGCGACGATGGTCACCCGCGACGAGTACGTCGGCGGGATCCTCGCGCTGTCGCAGGACCGGCGCGGCATCCAGCGCAGCCTCCAGTACGTCTCGTCGGACCGCGTCCTGATCGAGTACGACTTCCCGCTCGCCGAGGTCATCCACGACTTCTACGACAAGCTGAAGTCGGTGTCACGCGGCTACGCCTCGTTCGACTACGAGCTCTCCGACTACCGCGAAGGCGACGTCGTCAAGCTCGACGTGCTGATCAACAGCGAGCCGGTCGACGCGCTCTCGATCATGGTGCACCGCCAGAAGGCGCACCCCAAGGGCAAGGCGCTGGTCGACAAGATGAAGGAGCTCATCCCGCGGCAGCTCTTCGAGGTCATCCTGCAGGCGGCGATCGGCTCGAAGATCGTCGCGCGTTCGACCGTGAAGGCCCTGCGCAAAGACGTTCTCGCCAAGTGCTACGGCGGCGACATCAGCCGCAAGAGAAAGCTCCTCGAGAAGCAGAAAGAGGGCAAAAAGCGGATGAAATCGGTCGGCAACGTCGAGATCCCGCAAGAGGCCTTCCTGGCGGTCCTCAAGGTCGAGGACTAGGCCTCAGCGGCCGCGCCGGTCCCCGTCGTCCCGGCGATCGCCGCCTTTGCGGCGTTCGACTGGAACCGGAACCACCTTCTTTCGCCGCTCCTCCCGCCGCCGGTCGCTGCCGGCGCGCCGCTCGTCCTTCGGTGGGCTCTTCTTCTCGTCAGACATTCGAGACTCCTCGCGGTCGTTCTCGGGTTCGACTCCTGAATGCCGGATGCGCGCGAACGATATCGCGACTCGAGGAGGGCGCTTCTCGAGTGGGCCGCAAGGGGCGATCCGGCGGGCGGAACCCGGGCTCGATGGCATCGGACGATGTCTCGCCTCCCACCGGCCCTGAGCGTAGAATTCCTCGATGGACCCGCGTTCGATTCCGGTTCGCAAGACGACGCACATGGAGGCCGACGACGCGGGCCGCGACGCCGAGTTCTGGTCCCGAATCGCACCGGCCGATCGCTTCCTCCGCGTTTTCCAAATGAGCCAGGAGGCTTATGGCATCGTCGGCAAGCTCCCTCCCGATCCCGCCGGACGCCCTCGATCTGTTGCGCGCGTTCTGCGCCCGTGAGGTCAGGTTCCTGGTCGTCGGCGCGCATGCGCTCGGCTACTGGGCCCAACCGCGCGCGACCGGCGATTTCGATCTCTTCGTCGAGCCGACACCCGACAACGCCGCGCGGGTCTTTGCGGCCCTGGGGGACTTCGGCGCTCCCCTTCTCGACCTGACCGAAGAGGACTTGCGGACCCCCGGCGTCGTCTTTCAGATGGGAGTGCCGCCGTATCGCATCGATCTCGCGACCGAGTTGACCGGCATCTCGTTCGAGGAAGCCTGGCGCGAACACGCGATCGTGTCGCACTCCGGACTCGACCTGCCGTTCATCGGCCGCGCCGCGATGATTCGCAACAAGCGCGCCACCGGCCGACCCAAGGACATTCTGGACCTCCAGCTGATGGGCGAGGAGTAGAACGGCGAGCCCCTTTCGCACGGCTGTCCTGACCGGCGGCGCGCTGGTCGCCTTCGCCGGGAACTCCTGGCTGTGCCGGGCGGCGCTGCGTTCGCAGGCGATCGATCCGGCGAGCTTCACCGCGGTGCGGCTCACGAGCGGCGCGCTGGTCCTCGGGCTCCTGCTGTTCGCGCGGCCGTGGCGGCCCGGCGCCCCCCGCCTCGCCGGCGGCTGGGCCTCGGCTGCGGCGCTCTTCGCCTACGCCATCGCCTTCTCGCTCGCCTACGTCGAGCTTTCCGCCGGCGTCGGGGCGTTGATCCTCTTCGGCTTCGTGCAGACGACGATGCTCGTCGGCGGCCTGCTCTCCGGGCATCGCCTCACCCGCTACGACGGCGCTGGTCTGGCGCTCGCGCTCGCCGGACTCGGCTGGCTCACTCTGCCAGGCGTCGCGGCTTCCGCGGCAGGAGAGAGTGCGCCGCCGCTCGCGGCGCTCGGCATGGCCGCCGCTGGCGTCGCCTGGGGGATCTACAGTCTGCGCGGGCGAAACGAACGTGCGGCGCCGCTGGCGGTCACCGCCGGAAACTTCGCGCGCGCGACACCGCTCGCG
This genomic interval carries:
- a CDS encoding ABC transporter permease, with the protein product MSTWRARGPLSSPLVQLTLARLREFLREPEAIFWVFLFPVLLAIALGVAFRNRPPEPLPVGIEENPVAEARLAALAASGTLAPQILTRPEAEHALATGRLALVVLGTDPPTYWFDPTRPDSRLARLEVDQALERAAGRTDRFEPQVLEMTERGARYIDFLVPGLLGMNLMGTGMWAIGFSLVQQRAGKLLKLFIASPMRRWHLLAAQVLARLVFLALEVAILLGFAVVALDVPMRGSVAAVAVVCVLGALSFVGLGLLVAARPRTIEGVSGLMNFVMFPMWIFSGVFFSNERFPAALQPFIQALPLTALNDSLRAVMLEGASLVSQVPELAILAGWGLIGFAGALKIFRWS
- a CDS encoding ABC transporter ATP-binding protein, whose product is MSLGSAATPATGSSGGSRAGSGSAAVPALHCRGLVKCYGDLVAVDGLDLEVAAGECFGLLGPNGAGKTTTVELFEGLLAPDGGTLEVLGLRWKGDGQKLRARLGVQLQETRFPEKLRVTELVELFRSFYRDGLQPAAALALVGLEEKRRAFVRELSGGQKQRLSLACALVGDPEVLFLDEPTTGLDPASRRQIWEIVERLKERGRTVLLTTHYMEEAARLCDRVAIIDRGRILAEGAPAVLVASLGAEHVIEVETESEIPEAALAGLPGVEAIRRDGTTVRLTVREVHRAVPPLLARLAERHIEARRLATHHATLEDLFIALTGRTLEGGSAVVASGDAAGSAA
- the lepA gene encoding translation elongation factor 4; the encoded protein is MPPASHIRNFSIIAHIDHGKSTLADRILERTGAVTQREMHAQLLDDMDLERERGITIKARAVRLDYRAKDGETYVFNLIDTPGHVDFSYEVSRSLAACEGALLIVDAAQGVEAQTLANAYLAVNGGLELLPVINKIDLPSADIDRAKEQVEQVIGIDASNAVLTSAKTGIGIDELLERIVSDIPPPVGDPSAPLKALLFDSWYDTYRGVACFIRVIDGTLKRGDKIKFVAAGRIYTVEELGTYHPKPREVQELSVGEVGYVYANIRDLIQAKIGDTVTHPDRPTLDPCPGFMEVKPMVFAGLFPVVSEDYEDLRDAVDKLRLNDASFTFEPESSTALGFGFRCGFLGLLHMEIIQERLEREFNLALITTAPGVRYRVNISNGTQIEISSPAQLPDLSRVESIEEPYIKATMVTRDEYVGGILALSQDRRGIQRSLQYVSSDRVLIEYDFPLAEVIHDFYDKLKSVSRGYASFDYELSDYREGDVVKLDVLINSEPVDALSIMVHRQKAHPKGKALVDKMKELIPRQLFEVILQAAIGSKIVARSTVKALRKDVLAKCYGGDISRKRKLLEKQKEGKKRMKSVGNVEIPQEAFLAVLKVED
- a CDS encoding EamA family transporter — protein: MTGGALVAFAGNSWLCRAALRSQAIDPASFTAVRLTSGALVLGLLLFARPWRPGAPRLAGGWASAAALFAYAIAFSLAYVELSAGVGALILFGFVQTTMLVGGLLSGHRLTRYDGAGLALALAGLGWLTLPGVAASAAGESAPPLAALGMAAAGVAWGIYSLRGRNERAAPLAVTAGNFARATPLALAMLALQLAGWTTSSPHASLRGIALAVFSGALTSGVGYAIWYAALPGLRPLSAGLVQLGVPVLTALGGVLLLSEELGARLVLSGLLVLSGIALAVAGPRPVAPAKR